One genomic segment of Choristoneura fumiferana chromosome Z, NRCan_CFum_1, whole genome shotgun sequence includes these proteins:
- the LOC141431166 gene encoding uncharacterized protein, with amino-acid sequence MLFFLSIVIGIINSCKTQSNTGTTLFYNKEFKTDCWSEDDLAKLRARMIFNQIIPQQTTPNQINKGFINDAIRYYRKALHTVDKHEHTNTKKILRETLVDTVGGHLRSELLPSARFAYYAGYVPYKNVRELHEFYDELKLILNTQGQGWKKPVKVRQLANLTVVKIMIGPGKLFDPCDCLVIQRDSNSCIHLPIPRVDDDFKPSAIALPFKHGGLVNLQSPKSENILLKYYTTAARCILRSSPENCRHSDFVNFNNDLWHWMKRDVAPHLMDEKLYAAYGGVLRIAAAVQNYGKGLARRNLFEFYPSPTVTKWQPWKALTDSYLYVNSDWSPGVCVTLVILAALVICCLQVLFNYFFGNSNGCHCTDTRRTVSKDVEYANIDLNFPAMLPGNDVFYNKTKRSPTVVRSKCNSVGTVKTQKVYDLNENTEKFMDVVMSDAEGENYSSSESNDEESIGKDLNYAIDVSKVKRSVSPPKIESSIAQLKINRRREQVGYSVDTVATGGRRRQRRQGWAWSRSGSSGVSAGSGGESASSGSGSGSCTSRSRARDLAWARRVASNHSLRSHVKTVSGTEQEPNSYTTPTSHR; translated from the coding sequence atgctCTTTTTCCTTTCTATCGTCATAGGAATAATTAACTCTTGTAAAACACAGAGTAATACTGGTACCACGCTGTTTTATAATAAGGAATTTAAAACAGATTGTTGGTCTGAAGATGATTTAGCGAAATTGCGAGCCCGAATGATATTTAACCAAATAATCCCGCAGCAAACAACAcctaatcaaataaataaaggaTTCATAAATGATGCGATACGCTATTACCGTAAAGCATTGCACACAGTGGACAAACATGAGCAcaccaatacaaaaaaaatactacgagAAACATTAGTAGACACTGTTGGGGGGCATTTACGGAGTGAACTACTTCCTAGTGCAAGGTTCGCCTATTACGCTGGGTATGTACCTTACAAAAACGTTAGGGAATTACATGAATTCTATGacgaattaaaattaattttaaacacgcAAGGACAAGGTTGGAAAAAACCTGTAAAAGTGCGTCAACTGGCTAATTTGACTGTCGTCAAAATCATGATAGGACCTGGTAAGCTCTTCGATCCATGTGACTGTCTAGTTATTCAGAGAGATTCTAATTCGTGTATACATTTACCAATTCCTCGAGTTGATGATGATTTCAAGCCCTCTGCAATTGCACTGCCGTTCAAACACGGTGGCTTAGTTAATCTGCAGTCGCCAAAATCcgaaaatattttgctaaaatattaCACTACTGCTGCTCGATGCATTTTGCGCAGCTCTCCGGAAAATTGTCGTCACTCCGACTTCGTCAACTTCAATAATGACTTATGGCATTGGATGAAAAGAGACGTGGCGCCTCATTTGATGGACGAGAAATTATATGCAGCTTACGGTGGAGTCTTAAGAATAGCTGCAGCAGTGCAAAACTATGGCAAAGGTCTGGCGCGTCGAAACCTTTTCGAATTCTATCCAAGCCCGACTGTAACTAAATGGCAACCATGGAAAGCATTAACCGATTCATATCTTTATGTTAACAGCGATTGGTCTCCTGGTGTTTGCGTAACGCTGGTGATTTTAGCCGCGCTGGTTATATGTTGTTTACAAGTTTTGTTCAACTACTTTTTTGGGAATTCTAACGGTTGTCACTGCACAGACACGAGaagaacagtcagcaaagaTGTGGAGTATGccaatattgatttaaattttccagcTATGTTGCCAGGAAATGACGTGTTCTATAATAAAACAAAGCGTTCACCTACTGTAGTCCGAAGCAAATGTAATTCTGTTGGTACCGTAAAGACACAAAAAGTTTATGATCTCAATGAAAACACGGAAAAGTTTATGGATGTTGTCATGAGCGACGCCGAGGGAGAAAACTATTCTAGTTCAGAGTCTAATGACGAAGAAAGCATCGGGAAAGACCTTAATTACGCTATCGACGTCAGCAAAGTCAAGAGATCAGTAAGTCCACCAAAAATTGAATCATCCATTGcacagttaaaaattaataggCGTCGCGAGCAAGTGGGTTACTCGGTGGACACAGTAGCGACAGGCGGGCGACGCAGACAGCGCCGGCAGGGCTGGGCGTGGTCGCGCTCGGGCAGCTCGGGCGTCTCGGCCGGCTCAGGCGGCGAGTCGGCCagcagcggcagcggcagcggcagcTGCACATCCCGCTCGCGCGCGCGCGACCTGGCCTGGGCGCGCCGCGTCGCATCCAACCACTCATTGCGTTCCCACGTGAAGACGGTTTCCGGGACAGAGCAAGAACCTAACTCCTATACAACTCCGACATCGCACCGATAA